The Sedimentisphaera salicampi genome includes a region encoding these proteins:
- a CDS encoding sodium:solute symporter, translating into MPTETLHWVDWSIIIIYMALIAYLGNIFAKRGKSTSNYFKGNKSIPSWAIGISVLATLISSVTFLAYPGQGFDGNWILLVQGLAVPITLIVSIWFIVPLYRRFIGLSAYEYFEKRFGFFGRIYSSVGFSVMHFTKMGTVLYLMGLALAAMTGQNTYLVIIIVGAVTIIYTLVGGIEGVIWMDVIQGLILFGGGIVCFLVLLFKPEQGPIGVMETAWESGKMSLGPYAWDFTQLTFFVMAINGVFYALQKYGTDQTIVQRFLVARSDKEAVKAALTGAFLCVPLWTLFILIGTLLWVFYGTPAGALPEGIAGDEVFPYFIMTQIPVGVTGLIIAALFSAAMSSLNSDLNCLAAVGVEDYYKRFKKNLTDKKSLRMGKLIILVCGILSVGFACLYVLLGGQAILGTVFGLYAIFSGGVVGIFLLGILTERTNRKGLNIGIIACILFTAYALLTSTKFDLGGHEKTLLLDLGDLNFNQHKYMMGVYSHLVVIVVGYFASFFFKPDKKIRHMTIYGWSKYRNESYLESDE; encoded by the coding sequence ATGCCAACTGAAACACTACATTGGGTTGACTGGTCAATTATTATTATTTATATGGCTCTGATTGCCTATTTGGGCAATATATTTGCCAAGCGAGGCAAATCTACGAGTAATTATTTTAAAGGTAATAAGTCTATACCGTCCTGGGCGATAGGGATCTCCGTACTGGCCACTTTGATCAGCAGTGTTACTTTTCTTGCCTACCCGGGCCAAGGGTTTGACGGCAACTGGATCCTATTGGTTCAGGGGTTGGCTGTTCCTATCACGTTGATTGTTTCGATATGGTTTATTGTTCCTTTATACCGGCGATTTATCGGACTCAGCGCTTATGAATACTTTGAGAAACGTTTCGGTTTCTTCGGTCGTATTTACAGCTCTGTGGGATTTTCCGTGATGCACTTTACGAAAATGGGAACCGTTCTTTACCTTATGGGTCTGGCGCTTGCTGCAATGACAGGCCAGAACACATATCTGGTTATCATCATCGTTGGTGCTGTAACAATTATCTATACCCTTGTGGGCGGAATAGAAGGCGTTATCTGGATGGACGTTATTCAGGGGCTGATTCTTTTCGGCGGCGGTATTGTTTGTTTTCTTGTTTTGCTGTTCAAGCCCGAGCAGGGGCCAATCGGGGTTATGGAAACTGCATGGGAGAGCGGAAAGATGAGCCTCGGCCCATACGCTTGGGATTTTACCCAGCTTACATTTTTCGTAATGGCTATTAACGGCGTGTTCTACGCACTCCAGAAATACGGTACAGACCAGACAATCGTGCAGAGGTTCTTAGTTGCCAGATCAGATAAGGAAGCGGTTAAGGCTGCCCTCACGGGAGCATTCTTGTGCGTTCCGCTTTGGACTCTGTTTATATTGATAGGCACTCTGCTCTGGGTTTTTTACGGCACTCCTGCAGGGGCATTGCCGGAGGGAATTGCCGGCGATGAGGTATTCCCATATTTCATTATGACGCAAATTCCGGTGGGTGTAACCGGTTTGATCATAGCTGCATTATTTTCAGCGGCTATGTCTAGCTTGAATTCAGATTTGAACTGTCTGGCAGCGGTAGGTGTTGAAGACTACTACAAGCGATTCAAAAAGAATCTCACAGACAAAAAGAGCCTTAGAATGGGTAAGCTGATTATCCTTGTATGCGGTATTCTGTCAGTTGGTTTTGCCTGTCTTTATGTCCTCTTGGGAGGTCAGGCAATTCTCGGCACTGTGTTTGGATTGTATGCAATCTTTTCCGGCGGTGTTGTGGGTATTTTCCTCTTAGGCATACTCACCGAAAGAACCAATCGAAAGGGGCTGAATATCGGAATTATTGCCTGCATCCTTTTTACTGCTTATGCCCTTCTCACCTCTACTAAATTTGATTTAGGAGGCCATGAGAAAACACTTCTTCTTGATTTAGGCGATTTAAATTTCAATCAGCATAAGTATATGATGGGTGTGTACAGCCATCTTGTGGTGATTGTTGTGGGGTATTTTGCAAGCTTCTTCTTTAAGCCCGATAAAAAAATCCGACATATGACCATTTACGGGTGGTCTAAATACAGGAATGAAAGCTATCTGGAAAGCGATGAATAG
- a CDS encoding four-carbon acid sugar kinase family protein, translating into MVIAIADDFSGAAEIAGIGREYGMNVEVQTHFAPTENAELIVVDTDSRLCSAHEAAARVREIACRIKEADLSIDWIYKKTDSVLRGQVKAELEALLEAFEYRRILLSPANPSRGRVVSEGVYYINGRPLSETGFARDDEYPFISSNVAELLDFRTASQNGLLRRGKYIPSDGIWIAEAETDDDCRWWASSVDEQTIPAGAADFFSALLKARGMQANPIQEQTFHGSEFPAFFVFGSSSDYSRRMLRNAEESGCKAGRMPLDALRFTGHVRTYIEQWASEIETALREDSIAIAAIDQPELKRAECARRLTALTALLVYEVLSDIPRIHLYIEGGATSSAIVRKMGWQQLRVSHQEAGGVVEMRVEESPNQILTVKPGSYAWPQKISEILMKGKSYAN; encoded by the coding sequence ATGGTGATTGCGATAGCAGACGATTTTTCAGGAGCCGCCGAAATTGCCGGCATTGGACGGGAATACGGTATGAACGTTGAAGTGCAAACGCATTTCGCTCCAACCGAAAATGCTGAGCTTATAGTGGTTGATACAGATTCAAGACTGTGTTCAGCCCATGAAGCCGCAGCGAGAGTGAGGGAGATTGCTTGCCGGATAAAGGAGGCTGATCTGAGTATAGACTGGATTTACAAAAAAACCGATTCGGTTTTGCGCGGGCAGGTTAAAGCAGAATTAGAAGCGCTTCTGGAGGCATTTGAATATAGAAGGATTCTGCTCTCCCCTGCCAACCCTTCAAGAGGGCGGGTTGTAAGCGAAGGGGTGTATTATATTAACGGCAGGCCTTTGAGCGAAACAGGATTTGCCAGAGACGATGAATATCCTTTCATCTCCTCGAATGTTGCTGAGCTGTTGGATTTTCGAACCGCTTCACAAAATGGACTGCTCCGCAGAGGCAAGTATATCCCCAGCGACGGGATTTGGATTGCTGAGGCGGAAACTGATGATGATTGCCGCTGGTGGGCTAGCAGTGTTGATGAACAAACGATTCCTGCCGGCGCTGCTGATTTCTTTTCTGCCCTGCTCAAAGCAAGAGGTATGCAAGCCAATCCAATTCAGGAGCAAACGTTCCACGGCAGCGAATTTCCGGCATTCTTTGTTTTCGGAAGCAGTTCGGACTACAGCCGAAGAATGCTTCGCAATGCCGAAGAATCCGGCTGCAAAGCAGGAAGAATGCCTTTAGACGCCTTGCGGTTTACAGGGCATGTAAGAACTTATATCGAGCAATGGGCATCTGAAATTGAAACTGCCCTGAGAGAAGACAGTATTGCGATTGCAGCCATTGATCAGCCCGAATTAAAGAGAGCTGAATGCGCCCGTCGGCTGACAGCTCTAACTGCATTGCTGGTTTACGAGGTTCTTTCTGATATCCCAAGGATTCATTTGTATATTGAGGGGGGAGCAACCTCTTCTGCGATTGTTCGAAAAATGGGCTGGCAGCAGCTCCGAGTTTCGCATCAGGAAGCTGGAGGTGTTGTTGAAATGCGCGTGGAGGAAAGCCCGAATCAAATTCTGACAGTTAAGCCGGGAAGTTATGCCTGGCCTCAAAAAATAAGCGAGATTCTTATGAAAGGTAAATCTTATGCCAACTGA
- the pdxA gene encoding 4-hydroxythreonine-4-phosphate dehydrogenase PdxA → MSSSTKPILGITMGDPAGIGPEVIAKASAQQSVYELARPIVVGDAAVIREAVKIANVDTAVNPVGKVSEARFEFGAVDVLDLKNVDIASLKLGAVSAMAGEASFDAVTTVISLAMNHEIDATVTAPINKESINKAGHHFSGHTEIYGEYTSTKDYTMLLVDGNLKVVHVSTHVSLRKACDLVKKERILKVIQLANEACLRFGIKSPLIGVAGLNPHASDGGLFGWEEEKEIAPAVELARQMHINAEGPIPPDTLFSKARGGQYDIAVAMYHDQGHIPLKVLGFLWDEKMKKWESVNGINITLGLPIIRVSVDHGTAFDIAGQGKASEQSLLHAIEYAAKMAEGGQVEW, encoded by the coding sequence ATGAGCAGCAGCACAAAACCGATTCTTGGGATTACCATGGGAGACCCTGCCGGCATAGGGCCGGAAGTGATCGCCAAAGCATCGGCTCAGCAGTCCGTATATGAGCTCGCTCGGCCGATAGTGGTGGGGGATGCCGCTGTGATTCGGGAGGCTGTGAAAATCGCAAATGTTGATACGGCTGTTAATCCGGTTGGCAAAGTGAGCGAGGCACGTTTTGAGTTTGGTGCTGTTGATGTACTTGATTTGAAGAATGTAGATATCGCATCGCTCAAGCTCGGCGCTGTTTCGGCAATGGCAGGGGAGGCTTCTTTTGATGCAGTTACCACTGTAATATCGCTGGCTATGAACCACGAAATTGATGCTACAGTAACAGCACCGATAAACAAGGAATCAATAAATAAGGCAGGGCACCACTTCTCAGGCCATACAGAAATTTACGGTGAATACACCAGCACAAAAGATTATACTATGCTTCTGGTTGACGGGAATTTGAAGGTCGTGCATGTTTCCACCCACGTCTCGCTTCGCAAGGCATGCGATCTTGTTAAAAAGGAAAGGATTCTTAAAGTCATTCAGCTGGCCAATGAGGCTTGTTTGCGTTTTGGCATTAAGTCGCCTTTGATTGGGGTTGCCGGCCTTAACCCGCACGCAAGCGATGGAGGCCTGTTTGGCTGGGAAGAAGAAAAAGAAATAGCTCCGGCTGTTGAGCTGGCAAGGCAAATGCACATTAACGCTGAAGGGCCGATACCTCCGGACACATTATTTTCCAAAGCTCGAGGCGGGCAGTACGATATTGCAGTGGCGATGTATCACGACCAGGGACACATCCCGCTGAAGGTTTTGGGCTTTCTCTGGGATGAGAAGATGAAGAAGTGGGAGTCAGTTAATGGCATCAATATCACGCTCGGGCTTCCTATAATTCGAGTGTCGGTAGATCATGGAACGGCGTTTGATATTGCAGGGCAGGGCAAGGCCAGCGAACAAAGCCTGCTGCATGCGATTGAGTATGCAGCGAAGATGGCCGAAGGAGGACAAGTGGAATGGTGA
- a CDS encoding dihydrodipicolinate synthase family protein — protein sequence MKTNAKEKYSGVIVPMATPFTEQGEVDLSAARRIIDHLCEGGVSGVFVLGTTGESVSIAQSEKEKLVDTVANHTNGRAVVYAGISDTCFAQSVQAGRSYLESGADAVVAHLPWYYPLDGGEMCSYFSKLAEEVQGALMLYNIPKTTHMSIPVEVVEKLSTHRNIVGLKDSEKNPERMEEIIGMLSGRDDFSFAVGCAPLSSQAARLGADAIVPSSGNLVPKMYKDLFDNARQSNDSVAENLQEQTNMVSAIYQKGRSLGQSLAALKTMMSVLGLCSRMVLPPLEMLSDHQRAEIEEQMKSEGVFQPISGAAEK from the coding sequence ATGAAAACAAATGCTAAAGAAAAATATTCAGGAGTTATAGTTCCAATGGCAACTCCCTTTACAGAGCAGGGGGAAGTTGATCTCTCTGCAGCGCGGAGAATTATCGATCACCTTTGCGAGGGTGGTGTATCGGGAGTTTTTGTGCTGGGAACAACAGGGGAGTCGGTATCAATAGCGCAAAGCGAGAAAGAGAAGCTGGTGGATACTGTTGCTAACCACACAAACGGCCGTGCAGTCGTTTATGCGGGGATCTCGGATACCTGTTTTGCCCAGTCCGTTCAGGCGGGGCGGAGTTATTTGGAATCGGGTGCTGATGCAGTGGTTGCTCATCTGCCGTGGTATTATCCACTCGACGGCGGGGAAATGTGCAGCTATTTTTCCAAGCTGGCTGAGGAAGTGCAAGGTGCGCTGATGCTTTACAATATCCCTAAAACCACCCATATGTCTATTCCGGTGGAGGTTGTTGAAAAGCTCAGCACTCATCGAAATATCGTGGGGCTTAAAGATTCTGAGAAAAATCCTGAACGCATGGAAGAAATAATTGGCATGCTCTCCGGACGGGACGACTTTTCATTTGCAGTTGGCTGCGCTCCCTTGAGCTCACAGGCCGCAAGGCTTGGTGCAGATGCCATAGTTCCCAGCTCGGGCAATTTAGTACCTAAGATGTATAAGGATTTATTCGATAACGCCCGCCAGAGCAATGACTCTGTCGCAGAAAATCTCCAGGAGCAGACGAATATGGTTTCTGCGATATATCAGAAAGGGCGGTCTTTGGGGCAGTCCCTTGCGGCTCTTAAAACTATGATGAGCGTGCTCGGCCTTTGCAGCCGAATGGTGCTTCCGCCCCTGGAGATGCTAAGCGACCATCAGAGAGCCGAGATTGAAGAGCAGATGAAAAGTGAAGGTGTTTTTCAGCCTATTTCGGGAGCAGCGGAGAAATGA
- a CDS encoding iron-containing alcohol dehydrogenase, translating to MDSSIERIVQTAHPQTLVFGSGCASQLADMLSSRGCTGILLVTAKAIRPMVESIAASVKQAGISVLIDDSVNTEPTIDMFERLLEDVTDHIDAVIGIGGGSVLDAAKLAAAVPGSGQQIDELFGTGKIRSRKKMLICLPTTAGTGSEVSPNAILLDEKADLKKGVISPYLVPDAVYVDPELTRSIPPEITAATGMDALSHCVEAYANLHAHQFVDTYAIRGIELIGKNIETAFSNGEDMDARSALSLGSMYGGYCLGPVNTAAVHALSYPLGGKFHIAHGAANAILLPEVMQFNLTAAPKRYAEIAVALGCPAQSSDMETGLLGIERVREICRRCKIPDSLSQYGIAKSDVPAMAKSAMSVTRLLKNNVRELTQEDAEKIYQHLLKY from the coding sequence ATGGATAGTTCTATTGAGAGAATTGTACAAACTGCGCACCCGCAAACGCTGGTATTCGGCAGCGGGTGCGCCTCTCAGCTTGCAGATATGCTCAGCAGTCGCGGCTGCACGGGAATACTTTTGGTAACGGCGAAGGCAATTCGTCCGATGGTCGAATCGATAGCAGCTTCAGTCAAACAGGCGGGGATATCTGTATTGATTGACGATTCTGTTAACACAGAGCCCACTATCGATATGTTTGAGCGGCTTCTTGAAGACGTTACAGACCATATTGATGCGGTGATTGGCATCGGAGGCGGAAGCGTTCTTGATGCAGCCAAGCTTGCAGCCGCAGTGCCGGGATCTGGACAGCAGATTGATGAGCTTTTCGGAACCGGTAAGATCAGGTCAAGAAAGAAAATGCTGATTTGCCTTCCGACAACCGCCGGTACCGGCAGCGAGGTTTCCCCGAATGCTATTTTGCTTGATGAAAAGGCCGACCTGAAGAAAGGGGTGATAAGCCCGTATCTTGTGCCAGATGCTGTTTACGTTGATCCCGAACTAACGCGTTCGATTCCTCCCGAGATTACAGCGGCTACCGGTATGGATGCTTTGTCTCATTGTGTTGAGGCATACGCTAATCTGCATGCACATCAATTTGTTGACACCTATGCCATCAGGGGCATTGAGCTGATCGGAAAGAACATAGAAACTGCCTTTTCAAACGGCGAGGATATGGATGCCCGAAGCGCTCTTTCGCTTGGAAGTATGTATGGCGGGTATTGTCTTGGGCCGGTAAACACGGCAGCAGTGCATGCCTTATCTTATCCGCTTGGAGGGAAATTCCATATCGCCCACGGAGCGGCAAATGCTATATTGCTGCCGGAGGTTATGCAGTTCAATCTAACCGCTGCGCCGAAGAGATATGCTGAAATTGCAGTAGCTCTTGGCTGCCCGGCGCAAAGCTCTGATATGGAAACGGGGCTGCTTGGCATTGAACGCGTTCGGGAGATTTGCCGCAGATGCAAGATTCCTGATTCACTTTCGCAGTATGGTATTGCCAAAAGTGATGTGCCGGCTATGGCGAAATCTGCTATGTCTGTAACGAGGCTTCTCAAGAATAATGTTCGAGAGCTAACACAGGAGGATGCGGAAAAAATCTATCAGCATCTTTTAAAGTATTAA
- a CDS encoding SUMF1/EgtB/PvdO family nonheme iron enzyme, with the protein MEMVRIPAGTFQMGSDLPRDYWDEWPAHEVTISEPFYISQTEVTVEQYKQFDPDWDIEGKFGDYVCGVSWYDAAEFCEWLSEKEGKPYRLPTEAEWEYACRAGTTTLYASGDDEPEHEWSNAWGVKNMHTGAREWCYDWYGDYPRDPQIDPVGSESGMARVIRGGCPDNDSRYEEREMFNTSSSRASIAPAFGVIEGSSKDEQDIDLQEGYKTGLIGTWYGESDLTNPKGESILSRPDNNWINDKNKGRNWSACWRGYIEAPYTGEVTFAMRVANGGKLIIDGEEIIDEWDEKGDYRAKMDMVEGEKYPIELSYNRDRSRTYLRLSWSWPGEDLHVIPEDAFSYGQEEAAMVEGPEEEIPGSHWIGFRVVQAPMPDTKPMPVKEPYVREGIRKNEGIAKIGPDPSEPYFRKRYLLPVPFDNSSNEEIDSAGMHPSFRGHNHSPAMEVCPNGDVLLITYTSYDEYEPGVTLAASRLRFGADKWDMPDPMFDFAAVNDHAPMLWTDSDTMYFFWGGPNLEGAFPFQWRTSKDSGANWSEVHFPHFKGEIGAHSKQPINTALRDKYGTMYVASDGSGGRSVLWASSDKGKTWYDTGGRSAGRHTTYALLSDGETILGMGGKNTDIDGYMPKAVSSDGGKTWEVSKTPFAAQGTNQRPSVLRLESGRLFFAGDYQHFDGHKPDGIKEDGSYVALSEDDGESWIIKPLVGDQQHERSNKHGGHETLGYSVARQAPNGMIHLIATMTEPCLHFELNEAWILSDENENQSYSEEQIMSSSAETIEDVKKYKETYPDGTLKLEYSGGIADDGRFLLHGKEIWYYPSGSKKREARYELGKKIGQETYWSEDGQVCWRWDHQADGTSYWTQYWPNGQMKARSEWRDFKCDGIAERWSSDGELISRVEFENGEIDD; encoded by the coding sequence ATGGAGATGGTACGCATTCCCGCAGGTACATTCCAGATGGGAAGTGATTTGCCGAGGGATTACTGGGATGAATGGCCTGCCCATGAGGTTACCATCAGCGAGCCCTTCTATATTTCCCAAACGGAAGTAACCGTTGAGCAGTACAAGCAGTTTGACCCGGACTGGGATATTGAGGGCAAATTCGGAGATTATGTTTGCGGCGTGAGTTGGTATGATGCAGCTGAGTTTTGTGAGTGGCTTAGCGAAAAGGAGGGCAAGCCCTATCGTTTGCCCACTGAGGCGGAGTGGGAATATGCCTGCCGCGCAGGGACCACAACGCTGTATGCCAGCGGTGATGATGAGCCCGAGCATGAGTGGAGCAATGCTTGGGGCGTTAAGAATATGCATACAGGTGCAAGGGAGTGGTGCTACGACTGGTACGGTGATTATCCCAGAGACCCGCAAATTGATCCAGTAGGCTCGGAGAGCGGGATGGCTCGTGTAATCCGCGGCGGCTGCCCTGATAACGACAGCCGCTATGAAGAGCGAGAGATGTTCAATACCTCCAGCAGCCGAGCTTCTATTGCCCCTGCATTTGGAGTGATTGAAGGCAGCAGTAAAGACGAGCAAGACATAGATTTGCAAGAGGGGTATAAAACCGGCCTTATCGGCACGTGGTACGGGGAGTCTGATTTAACCAACCCTAAGGGTGAGTCGATTTTGAGCCGTCCGGATAATAACTGGATTAACGATAAAAACAAAGGGCGGAACTGGTCTGCCTGCTGGCGCGGGTACATTGAAGCCCCATACACCGGCGAAGTAACTTTTGCCATGCGGGTTGCAAACGGCGGAAAGCTCATCATTGACGGAGAGGAAATTATCGATGAGTGGGACGAAAAAGGCGATTACCGGGCAAAAATGGATATGGTGGAAGGCGAGAAGTATCCAATTGAGCTTTCCTACAACCGCGATCGAAGCAGGACTTATCTGCGTTTGTCTTGGAGCTGGCCGGGCGAGGATTTACATGTAATCCCTGAAGATGCATTTTCATACGGACAGGAAGAGGCAGCGATGGTGGAAGGCCCTGAAGAAGAGATCCCGGGGAGTCACTGGATCGGATTTCGGGTTGTGCAGGCTCCGATGCCCGACACAAAGCCGATGCCTGTCAAAGAACCTTATGTGCGGGAAGGCATTCGCAAAAATGAGGGTATTGCAAAGATCGGACCTGATCCTTCTGAGCCCTATTTCCGCAAACGTTATCTGCTGCCGGTACCTTTCGACAACAGCTCCAATGAGGAGATCGACAGCGCGGGGATGCATCCGTCCTTCAGAGGCCATAATCACAGCCCTGCGATGGAGGTTTGCCCGAACGGGGATGTTCTGCTTATCACATACACCTCTTATGATGAATACGAACCGGGCGTAACACTTGCTGCAAGCAGGCTTCGCTTCGGGGCGGATAAGTGGGATATGCCGGATCCGATGTTTGATTTTGCCGCTGTTAACGACCATGCCCCGATGCTTTGGACAGACAGCGATACGATGTACTTTTTCTGGGGAGGCCCGAATCTGGAAGGGGCGTTTCCGTTCCAGTGGAGAACCTCTAAGGACAGCGGAGCCAATTGGAGCGAAGTTCATTTTCCACATTTCAAAGGAGAAATCGGCGCTCATTCCAAACAGCCTATAAATACAGCACTGCGTGATAAGTACGGCACGATGTACGTTGCCAGCGATGGTTCGGGCGGTCGCTCAGTTTTATGGGCAAGCTCAGATAAAGGCAAAACATGGTACGATACCGGCGGGCGCAGCGCAGGACGCCACACCACATACGCCCTGCTCAGCGACGGCGAAACGATTCTCGGGATGGGCGGAAAGAACACCGATATCGATGGATATATGCCCAAGGCCGTTTCTTCAGACGGTGGGAAAACTTGGGAAGTGAGCAAAACACCGTTTGCTGCTCAGGGTACGAACCAAAGGCCGAGCGTTTTGCGTCTGGAGAGCGGCAGGCTGTTTTTTGCGGGGGATTATCAGCACTTCGACGGCCACAAACCAGACGGCATCAAAGAGGATGGTTCGTATGTGGCCCTGTCTGAAGATGATGGCGAGAGCTGGATAATCAAACCGCTCGTTGGAGACCAGCAGCACGAGAGATCCAATAAACACGGCGGTCATGAAACTCTTGGGTATTCAGTAGCTCGTCAGGCGCCGAATGGTATGATCCATCTGATCGCCACAATGACTGAACCGTGTCTGCATTTCGAGCTGAATGAAGCTTGGATACTCTCGGATGAAAATGAGAATCAATCTTATTCTGAAGAACAGATTATGTCTTCTTCCGCCGAAACGATTGAGGATGTGAAAAAATACAAAGAAACATATCCCGACGGAACGCTGAAGCTTGAGTATTCCGGCGGAATTGCCGATGACGGCCGCTTCCTTCTGCACGGAAAGGAAATCTGGTACTACCCAAGCGGCAGTAAAAAGCGTGAAGCAAGATACGAATTAGGAAAGAAGATTGGTCAGGAAACATACTGGTCTGAAGATGGTCAGGTATGTTGGCGCTGGGACCATCAGGCCGACGGCACTAGCTACTGGACTCAGTACTGGCCGAATGGTCAGATGAAAGCCCGCTCCGAATGGCGTGATTTCAAATGCGACGGAATCGCTGAACGCTGGAGCTCTGACGGTGAGCTGATTAGCCGCGTTGAGTTTGAGAACGGCGAAATTGATGATTAG
- a CDS encoding LamG-like jellyroll fold domain-containing protein, with protein sequence MFNQRYVLIALAAIMALSFGVYAETVINTDVVWTERTAVQDEADPADGILRIAAGGSITTDDRTDHDRIETDVPSKLILDGGTFTSTNESDGYKFPDNDGPAEIWLNEGTFTTYAMQAKTDEGCKIYVGGGVMIIQSGFGEGGGSPSYDAQDWYDAGMFELQSGYDALVLSDLGDGAVRIEAATGPVNPSPGNNAEVADLNLSQLCWDNYKYGSADVYFGAGDATVNNYSTMLTKIDSTGTIATDGTQVCVDIPASFLPLQAPQTYSWAIEKTSGGDPNTVVYQFETVSIPVVDSQPAPAVQSVQPGETAEFTAIFTSNAGVSGATWYLDGDALSASPVITSLGNDLYEVALTINNAAAGDDGAYTCVAENSAGSSLETEPAYLTVERLIAEWKFDNDLTDTTGNYDGFMPVIDPPVYVEGVNVGDAAGRTALEFPDTEGLGQIVEVPEGFKNFTSGMTLSTWVYLDGEASDRDARILHLTGGVGDIVMRRYSSDQDLRVYFGNEDIRVDNFFEEKSDQWVHIVATLDQDLNWKIYADGEVIEDGDFDDTERPDYGERNDNLIGASDTFDRDDQFVGRIDEIKILNYAMSYEDVLEDYHGVIGGWTCVYNAEYDLAGDDCIVDVQDLAALAAKWLNCGRVPATECP encoded by the coding sequence ATGTTTAATCAAAGATATGTATTGATTGCCCTTGCGGCAATAATGGCTCTTTCGTTCGGTGTTTACGCTGAAACAGTTATCAATACTGATGTAGTATGGACAGAGCGGACAGCAGTACAAGATGAAGCCGATCCGGCAGACGGTATTTTGAGGATAGCTGCAGGCGGTTCGATAACGACAGATGACCGCACTGATCATGACCGTATAGAAACTGACGTACCATCCAAACTTATTCTTGACGGCGGCACGTTTACCAGTACTAATGAAAGCGATGGATATAAGTTTCCTGATAACGACGGCCCGGCTGAGATCTGGCTGAATGAGGGAACTTTTACAACTTATGCCATGCAGGCGAAAACAGATGAAGGCTGCAAGATATATGTCGGCGGCGGTGTTATGATAATCCAGAGCGGCTTTGGTGAAGGCGGGGGTTCTCCCAGTTATGATGCCCAGGATTGGTACGACGCAGGTATGTTTGAGCTTCAGAGCGGATATGACGCTCTGGTATTAAGCGATTTGGGCGATGGTGCAGTGCGGATTGAAGCAGCAACCGGCCCTGTAAACCCATCGCCTGGGAATAACGCTGAGGTTGCCGACTTGAATTTATCGCAGCTTTGCTGGGATAATTATAAGTATGGGTCTGCTGATGTATATTTTGGAGCAGGCGATGCCACAGTGAACAATTACAGCACCATGCTCACAAAGATCGACTCAACCGGCACCATTGCAACAGACGGTACGCAGGTTTGTGTTGATATTCCAGCCAGCTTCCTTCCCCTCCAGGCTCCCCAAACTTATTCATGGGCAATAGAAAAGACCAGCGGCGGGGATCCGAACACTGTTGTTTATCAGTTTGAAACTGTCTCTATTCCGGTAGTTGACAGTCAACCAGCTCCGGCAGTTCAGTCTGTTCAGCCGGGCGAGACGGCAGAATTTACCGCAATTTTCACGTCGAATGCGGGCGTAAGCGGAGCTACATGGTATTTGGATGGTGATGCGTTAAGTGCATCTCCTGTTATTACATCTCTTGGAAACGATCTCTATGAGGTTGCATTGACCATTAACAATGCTGCGGCCGGCGATGATGGGGCTTACACTTGCGTTGCAGAAAACAGTGCTGGTTCTTCTTTAGAAACCGAACCGGCATACCTCACTGTTGAGCGCTTGATTGCTGAATGGAAATTCGACAACGACCTTACCGACACCACCGGCAACTACGACGGATTTATGCCAGTGATTGACCCGCCGGTTTACGTAGAAGGTGTGAATGTAGGAGACGCTGCAGGACGCACTGCGCTGGAATTCCCAGATACTGAGGGCTTAGGCCAGATCGTAGAAGTGCCTGAAGGCTTTAAGAATTTTACTTCAGGGATGACTCTCTCTACATGGGTTTACTTAGACGGCGAAGCTTCAGACCGTGATGCACGAATCTTGCATCTAACCGGCGGCGTGGGTGATATCGTAATGCGTCGCTACAGCAGCGACCAAGACCTTCGCGTCTATTTCGGCAACGAAGACATAAGAGTCGATAATTTCTTCGAAGAAAAATCTGACCAATGGGTTCACATCGTGGCTACGCTTGATCAGGATCTGAACTGGAAAATTTATGCAGACGGGGAGGTTATCGAAGATGGTGATTTCGACGACACCGAGCGTCCTGATTATGGAGAACGCAATGATAACCTGATCGGAGCCAGCGATACATTTGACCGTGATGATCAGTTTGTGGGACGTATAGATGAGATTAAAATCTTAAACTATGCGATGAGCTATGAAGATGTTCTTGAGGATTACCACGGCGTCATTGGCGGCTGGACATGCGTTTATAACGCTGAATATGACCTCGCAGGCGATGACTGCATCGTTGATGTGCAGGATTTAGCTGCATTGGCAGCAAAATGGCTTAACTGCGGCCGTGTTCCAGCAACGGAATGTCCGTAA